The Trichomycterus rosablanca isolate fTriRos1 chromosome 20, fTriRos1.hap1, whole genome shotgun sequence genomic interval tagtgtatcaatgtaaaataaatgagcCACATTTGGGACAGATGGGAACTTGGCTGGATCTGGGCTAGATTTAATAATGTCAAGCTAGATCTGGACAGATTCGGATCTGTATTTGTATCAAAAATGGTAATAGGAGCCATTCAGCTGCTGTGAAAAAAGACAACTTTTGCCATTTGTATTCATCACAGAGCATCTATTAAAATTTTACTACAGTTTTATCAGTAGTTATTTTTGAGACATTAAGGTTTAGGCACTTATGCTACATTAGACCACAAACGGGAAAGAAGCTGCTTTGACGGCAAACTGAAGGGCATTGTCACAATCTGTACAAAATAAGATATACAGCTTGCTTAAAATGATTGCTTCGTAATTGATTCGTAAAAATCTAATTTAGCACaccattttgtgtgtgtaacgCTGATACATTCCGATATATTGTTTCGTGCGTACAAAACatgtgtatggtttttaaaagacGACACAGCTTTTAAAAAcccaaacttaaaaaaatagaataggaTAAATCTTTCAGATTTAAGGCTATACTCTCACAAACGCAAAAGTACGCGCTCAACTGCTCATACGTACGCACGCAAAAACGATTGTGTATAGGCTATTGTTCAATTAGAAAATTAACGAGTGGCTGTAAAACCTGTATTTTGTCTGTCTTATTTCTGTGAGATTAACCTTTGTCAATCTGCATACCTTTTGCACGCATGGACCAAACCCCTTCCCCTGCTGACGTCAAACGGACTGAATAAAAAGCTCGGTTTTGGAGGTGGGAGGAAAAGCAACATCTGGCAGAAATAGTAACTCAAAACCCAAGACAGTGAAAACTAACGTTTATTCTGCTTTAGCCACTACTCCCACCGTTAACGATTTGAAAGATGCTTTCCGCGCGATCCCGGAGCGCTTTGACGCTTTTGGCACTTGCGCTTGCCCTCAGCGCTGTCACAGGAGCGCCGTCTGAAGCCAAGCTGCGCCAGTTTCTGCAAAGGTCACTTTTCGGCATCTTCGGAAAACAGGTAAAgataaacagaaaaaagaagTAAATGCAGTTTGTTATATGTGGTTTGTTATATGAGATGGATAGTTTTCTATGCTATGCGTTTCCCCAAATATGTGTAGAACATGCATTAAATGCATGcatgcattaaataaatataaaacatgaatgaaatattattttaatgttgtaaTAGTGTTTTGCTACATATTTTGTTAGTGTTTTAATTAACCAATTAATTACTGTCAAAACAGATAGTGCAATAATTAAAGGTttacatcagttttttttttgttttttttttgttattaattatttatttggcaAAATTATTTgtgtacttttaaacttgttttagGGTCATGATATAAACCACAATTTCTGCAacctatattttaataataaaccatGGTTTTTTCCCGGGTGTCTTGCGCGGTAGCTTTCCAATGTGCTGACATTTGCGCGCAGCCCAACAAGCCGTGCATCACCAGAAAAACTTTTTTTAACCCATCGCTTATTTTGTAATATTGCTCAAACATCGAAGTCACTCTTCGATAAGTagactaatatatatatatatatatatatatatatatatatatatatatatatatatatatatatatatatatatatatatatatatatatatatatatgtatatgacgAAATTCTGCACCAATAGGTTTCAAATTGCTAAACTgattcaaaataaatgtaattactgACTGCATGCATCTGAACAGGATCTCACAAGATACACGCTCGCAGAACTACTGGCGGAACTGAATCAATCAGAAAACGAGGTGATGGAATCAGACGATCTGTCACGCGGCGCAGAGAGCGATGACGTGCGCCAGGAGCTAGAGCGCGCTGCTGGTCCTATGCTCGCTCCCCGCGAGCGCAAAGCTGGCTGCAAAAATTTCTTCTGGAAAACTTTTACGTCGTGCTAATCAGCTGTCAAGAAATTGTCTATTTTTACacatttgtctttttttgtcttttggtTTTCAcaaacaaatgtctaaaaaattgtgaacaagaaaaataaaaatgttcccATTAACAAgggattcttgttttttctttttgtttttgttataattaaaaaaaaatacatttattacaacaATAAAATTCTACTAAATGATAAATCTACtagttacacatgattcaaaataaatgtcttccaaatcttttttttacaatgtcTGTTTTAACAAACTTATGAGgtaaacagtaatatttctTAAGTGtgaaaaaagaagtaaaaaaggAATTAAGCTTAAACACATGTGATTATATATGGTTGTTAGCTTATCAAAAATCTCTTTTTTTGACACCCTTACACCTCTCTGCTGTCCTTTTTACAAAAAGTCCTAAGATACAAAACCTAGTTTTACTTAGCCAGCTAAATCCTTTATCCCTATAAGAGTTGTCTTTTTTTAACACAATCACAatcaattttattaataaagtttgACTGTATGCTTATTAAAGTTTAGCATAATGTATTTCTAAGAATAATAGTTAAACAGTGTACTAATTTATGTTAAATTATGTTCCATCACCAATATCCTTACCAGTATTAAAAAGACAAATCATGCTTACAATGTAGATGTTTATTTAACAAGTCTAAAACTATGTAAAAGTAAACAAGATGTCCAAAAAAaacctatttatttatcatatacagtttttctttctttctttctttctttctttctttctttctttctttctttctttctttctttctttctttctttctttctttctttctttctttcacacactttaacttttaattttttgcacttttaactatacttttattttttacctatGCCTTCTGTAGTTCCTTCAAAATGTGAGTCATTTACTTCATGCTATTCATGCTGCTTCTCTCTATTTTTTAATTCTAAAGGTTTCTGATCTTCCACATAGTATGGACTAGTGTGTCTCACATTAACATTGTACCAGTGTAAATATTCTGTTTTAGGTATTTTTTTCCTGTACTTTAAGCTGATGATAACCATATTACAACAATACCACATTTATGTAATGCCTACCGCGGTGTTGAGCTTATTACCATCATCATAGCAATTACTATTTCTTTATAAAATGGATAGACTACATTTGTGGAAGAATGGTTTATTGTGAAagtgaatttattttattagataaCGGTTAAAAATCCGTATTTTAcatttcagattttttatttcttgtcaAAGGTTGTCAAAAAATTATTTGACTATATGAAGAGATGAAGATGCTGAAAATCTCATTAAAAGACAAGAATGGACAGGTTTATGAAAAAGTTTACACAGAAATAATATTCATGAATCATTTTATAACTTAGACCCAACCACAGAGCCTAAACAGTCTTTGATAACAATCTTTTTTCGaattctattagatcttagtttGATACTGTAgatcatattatatatatactgtatataggggttggacaataaaactgaaacacctggttttagaccacaataatttattagtatggtgtagggcctccttttgcggccaatacagcgtcaattcgtcttggaaatgacatatacaagtcctgcacagtggtcagagggattttaagccattcttcttgcaggatagtggccaggtcactacgtgatgctggtgaaggaaaacgtttcctgactcgcttctccaaaacaccccaaagtggctcaataatatttagatctggtgactgtgcaggccatgggagatattcaacttcactttcatgttcatcaaaccaatctttcaccagtcttgctgtgtgtattggtgcattgtcatcctgatacacggcaccgccttcaggatacaatgtttgaaccattggatgcacatggtcctccagaatggttcggtagtccttggcagtgacgcgcccatctagcacaagtattgggccaagggaatgccatgatatggcagcccaaaccatcactgatccacccccatgcttcactctgggcatgcaacagtctgggtggtacgcttttttggggcttctccacaccgtaactctcccggatgtggggaaaacagtaaaggtggactcatcagagaacaatacatgtttcacattgtccacagcccaagatttgcgctccttgcaccattgaaaccgacgtttggcattggcacgagtgaccaaaggtttggctatagcagcccggccgtgtatattgaccctgtggagctcccgacggacagttctggtggaaacaggagagttgaggtgcacatttaattctgccgtgatttgggcagccgtggttttatgttttttggatacaatccgggttagcacccgaacatccctttcagacagcttcctcttgcgtccacagttaatcctgttggatgtggtttgtccttcttggtggtatgctgacattaccctggataccgtggctcttgatacatcacaaagacttgctgtcttggtcacagatgcgccagcaagacgtgcaccaacaatttgtcctcttttgaactctggtatgtcacccataatgttgtgtgcattgcaatattttgagcaaaactgtgctcttaccctgctaattgaaccttcacactctgctcttactggtccaatttagccatgaaacctcccacactaaaatgacaggtgtttcagtttcattgtccaacccctgtatgtatatatatatatatacagtatatacactatattgccaaaagtattcgctcatctgcgttatatgaacttgagtgacatcccattcttaatccaaagggtttaatatgatgaccctttgcagctataacagcttcaactcttctacactgttagcccggactttatatctaatcaaacatttttagtacaacatacatcaaatatttaagttttttttgccctactataaaatgcagagtacattgtactcatttgagtacacatttaaatgtgctaaaagatttaagtttactaaacaaaaaaaaaagacttttctatcagattaacttaaagaagttaagttaaggtaattcaacagaaaaacgcccaccatttacgtgtaagtccgccttttttcagcttgctgttggtgaatcaggcaaaaatgattttcttgtgttcgggtagccatttgttttaacttttatatcctattgttgcaaattactttttacttttcatttaaggctttttgcaaaagtaaacttgtcttttgtgaagtggaacctttgttaaactaaatggacgaacattttctttctcattatgctatttttgagtagcatgtacaccagtctgatgggactttttcatcttccgtctaattttggtaagtgttgtactttacttaacaattttgtttcaaataaatgatcttaatgttgacactaaataaatattcaaacagcgctgctttatttccccgtgtttaggctacatgctagcatgctagccttcatacgaagcaaagagtgtgctggcttgctttattttattccttaaatgaatggtattaatgttgatattaatacttctgtttcttgttttttgttttttttgttttagagagctgcagccaaacgttaagaaatcagcttgctgtgtgaaactgagtacaggttcatggttactgtgaagagctgtttgtgtttcatcagaactttatatacagcttgtacagtttttaagatgttttattgacatgttgtattttaagtaaatacttctgaagtgaaataaagaaaaagaatgttattattctgtctgtttttctataaacatttctaattgatatgTAAagcgtaattaacatgaaaactaagaagaaatcactatttttgtccattgagctcaagataataagtagaattattggggaaaccagttggtataacaaaaaaaataaagtttaatcaacttgccttttagatgtaataacttaatgatttaagttatgctaactcaagttttcattataaattacttaacttttttaaggcaagcgGTTTccccaaattttttaagtaggttGAACtcatccgggcttacagtgtaggaaggctttccacaaggtttaggagtgtgtttatgggaattttttaccattcttccagaagcgcatttgtgaggtcagacactgatgttggacgagaaggcctggcttgcagtctccgctctaattcatcctaaAGTTGTTTTATTGGGTTGAGGTCAcaaccagtcaagttcttccacaccaaactcgctcatccgtgtctttatggaccttgctttgtgcactggtgcgcagtcatgttggaacaggaaggggccatccccaaactgttcacacaaagttgggagcatgcaattgtccaaaatctcttggtatgctgaagcattaagagttcctttcactggaactaaagggccgagcccaactcctgaaaaacaaccccacaccataatctcccctccaccaaactttacacttagcacaacgcagtcagacaagtaccgttctcctggcaaccgccaaacccagactcgtctatcggattgccagacagagaagcgtgattcgtcactccagagaacacgtctccactgctctacttgcggcgtgctttacaccactgcatccaacgctttgcattgcgctcgatgatgtgaggcttggatgcagctgctcggccatggaaacccattccatgaagctctctacgcactgttcttgagctaatctgaaggccacatgaagtttggaggtctgtagcaattgactctgcagaaagtttgCGACCTCTGCgaactatgcgcctcagcatccgctgaacCCGCTCTGtaattttacgtggcctaacacttcgtggctgagttgctgttgttcccaattgtttccactttgttataatagcactgacagttgactgtggaatatgtagtagcgaggaaattttacGACTGgtcttgttgcacaggtggcatcctatcactgtaccacgctggaaattcactgagctcctgagagtgacccattctttcttTGATTACCACAGTGTGATACCGTGTTAAAGGCATTAAAGTGGGAATACAAATtatttagtccatctgttcattTCCTTATTACTCTTATTCTAAATGTTTGTGATGTGTTGCAGTCCTGTTGCATCTTCCTCCTGATCAGTCTAGAGGACTAGAACAGTCCTCTCGCATTGCAGCATTTTTGAAAAACTCAAAATTAGTACTATTAAAGCAGTCCTGTAGCATCATTCCACACTTTAATTGCACTGTTACAAAAATCCACTTAAATCACACATTGGATCTCGATGAACAAAAGATTCAAGCTGaaaatctttactgatatacaaccccaaatcagaaaaagttgggacagtagtagacagcaaataaaataaaaatgcagtgttccttacatttacttttacttttatttgattgcagacagtttgaacccagataatttatgttttgtctgctcaactttatttaatttatcaataaacctccattcctgcatttcaggtctacaacacgttccaaaaaagtttggacgggggcaatttagggctagtaatgaggtgaaaaaactaaataatgatgtgattccaaatagGTGatttcaacaggtgattgtaatcatggtttggtacaaaagcagcatccaggaaaggctgagcctttgatgagcaaagatggccagaggatttccagtttgtcaacaaatgtgtgagaaaattattgaaatgtttaaaaacaatgaacctcaaagaaagattggaagaatttgcatatttctccctctacagtgcataatagcattaaaagattcaaggaattggaAAGAATGTTAGTGCGTAAaagccaagggcacaagcttgctgaatgcctgtgatcttcaatccctcagacggcactgcatcaagaaccatcactcaacaatagctgatataatcacatggacAAGGGATAACTTTGtcaaatctttgtcaagcactacaatacagagttacatgcacaaatgccacttaaaactttactgtgcaaaaatgaaACACTTTGTGAACCATGTCCAGAGgcgacgtcgacttctctgggcttggaggcatctaggatggaccatcacacagtggaaacgtgtattgtggtaagatgaatcagcattcccggtcttttttggggaaaaatggatgtcgtgtgctccagaccaaagacaaaatatggaccatccagactattaatagcaacaagtccaaaagccagggtctttcatggtatggggctgtgtcagtgcccttggcaaaggtcgtttacacttctgtgatggcagcattaatgcagaaaagaacCTGAAAGGGTTGCAGGTACCACCtcatgctaccagtagtgacaaggacactagcaaaatgcaaaactagagaagaatcGGTCAGGAAGGATAAGGAGAGTGTTTGTCTGTGGCCACCACATTTAAAACCATTCCCCTTTTGagggttgtcttgctgttgcctctccGCTGCACCTGTTGTTACtttcatttgcaccaaagcaggtgAACTTGATTCACAATCGCTTATGCTTTCTAACTGGGCAGATTGATATCCTTGAGGTTTAACTGACTTTGTGTTATACTGTGATGATtaagtgtttccttaattttttgAGCTGTGTATTTACTCATGGGGGGGGGGTTGCTTGAAGATTTGTCTGTATGCTAGATAGACTGTCCAAATTGTGGGCGAGAAACAGCTTTGTTCGTGTCCTTTACATTGCTGTACACATAGCAAGTGTCTTTCTCTCTGCTTGGAAACTGTACATGTTGATGGTATTAAAGTCGTTAGGATCTATTAACACAGTGTTTGGGTTTGACTGGGTTTGCAGATGATGTCAAACAGCAGCCCAAGCACTGACTTGGCATGTGGCACCAAGAATATAAACAGCTAGTTAAAACACAGTAGTTGTAAATGGAAGTGTCTGCACTTTAGTAATAACAGCTCAGCATCAAATGAACGGTGTTTATTTACCACTTTAACGTCCATATGCCACCTGTGGTTGATGTAACCACAAACACAGCCACCTTCTGTTTTTCCTTAACTTTGCTGTCCAGTCTCTGCGAtagagtgagtgtgtctgtagttGCACTGCAGAATCAGGCACACTGTTTAAAAGCCAGGTctcaaagaaaataaaagcacaCCATTCTCTTTTTTCAAGTTGTG includes:
- the sst1.1 gene encoding somatostatin 1, tandem duplicate 1, with the translated sequence MLSARSRSALTLLALALALSAVTGAPSEAKLRQFLQRSLFGIFGKQDLTRYTLAELLAELNQSENEVMESDDLSRGAESDDVRQELERAAGPMLAPRERKAGCKNFFWKTFTSC